One segment of Erigeron canadensis isolate Cc75 chromosome 2, C_canadensis_v1, whole genome shotgun sequence DNA contains the following:
- the LOC122590234 gene encoding uncharacterized protein LOC122590234 has product MIGKVLADLTSWAAENCGKRLKKLEIAVDVVNFHLKDEPKSWGISRFGNPQLNEFVTAVNSNDNSHIEHVQPGASIREVLFKSILKDHPRHPNENNKHKDVPIRFGISDLDIIPVA; this is encoded by the exons ATGATTGGAAAAGT ACTTGCAGATCTGACTAGTTGGGCAGCGGAGAATTGTGGAAAGAGATTAAAAAAGTTGGAAATAGCTGTTGATGTTGTCAACTTCCATCTAAAGGATGAGCCCAAATCTTGGGGAATTAGCCGATTTGGGAATCCCCAGCTTAATGAATTTGTTACTGCTGTCAATTCTAATGACAACAGCCACATCGAACACGTTCAACCTGGAGCTTCTATTCGTGAAGTCCTATTCAAGTCTATTTTAAAAGATCATCCGCGTCACCCTAACGAGAATAATAAACATAAAGATGTTCCCATCCGTTTTGGAATATCAGATCTAGATATTATACCCGTGGCGTAG